One window of the Nocardia terpenica genome contains the following:
- a CDS encoding WhiB family transcriptional regulator, producing the protein MHMTTPIARLDVEQAEARIAWVSQARCKEVDPDQLFVRGAAQRKAATICRHCPVLMECGADALDNRVEFGVWGGMTERQRRALLKQHPEVTSWAEFFRAQRQQKVAM; encoded by the coding sequence ATGCACATGACTACCCCCATCGCTCGATTGGACGTGGAGCAGGCCGAAGCGAGAATCGCCTGGGTTTCCCAGGCCCGATGCAAGGAAGTGGATCCCGATCAGTTGTTCGTCCGCGGCGCGGCGCAGCGCAAGGCCGCGACGATCTGTCGGCACTGCCCGGTGCTCATGGAGTGCGGTGCCGACGCCCTCGACAATCGTGTCGAGTTCGGTGTGTGGGGTGGGATGACCGAGCGGCAGCGGCGCGCGCTGCTCAAGCAGCATCCCGAGGTGACGTCCTGGGCCGAATTCTTCCGTGCCCAGCGCCAGCAGAAGGTCGCGATGTAA
- a CDS encoding ArsA family ATPase: MTTPLDIASIIADPAARVVVCCGSGGVGKTTTAAAIALRAAEQGRKVVVLTIDPARRLAQSLGVSDLGNAPQRVPLGPEAKGELHAMMLNMRRTFDEMVLEHTTPEKAEQIFANPFYQTVASSFGGTQEYMAMEKLGQLVSRREWDLIVVDTPPSRNALDFLDAPQRLGNFLNGRMIRVIMAPGRGVGKFVTGAMSLAVRGVSTVVGGQMLKDASLFLQSLESMFGGFQDRADRTYALLSRPGTHFLVVAAAEPDALREASFFVDRLSTDRMPLAGLVLNRTHPALCSLSPETALATADRLAAESAAADGDPAALAADVLRIHAHRATTAKREQHLLHRFTGAHPRVPMVAVTALPFEVSDLEALRAVGAQLIGEPA; encoded by the coding sequence ATGACCACCCCCCTCGACATCGCGTCGATCATCGCCGATCCGGCCGCCCGGGTCGTGGTCTGCTGCGGCTCCGGGGGCGTCGGCAAGACCACGACGGCCGCGGCCATCGCGCTGCGCGCCGCCGAGCAGGGCCGAAAGGTGGTGGTGCTGACCATCGATCCGGCGCGCCGGCTGGCCCAGTCACTGGGCGTGAGCGATCTCGGAAACGCCCCGCAGCGCGTGCCGCTCGGGCCCGAGGCGAAGGGCGAACTGCACGCGATGATGCTCAACATGCGGCGCACCTTCGACGAGATGGTGCTCGAGCACACCACCCCGGAGAAGGCCGAGCAGATCTTCGCCAACCCCTTCTACCAGACCGTGGCCTCCTCCTTCGGCGGGACGCAGGAGTACATGGCGATGGAGAAGCTGGGCCAGCTGGTGTCCCGGCGGGAGTGGGACCTGATCGTGGTGGACACCCCGCCCTCGCGCAACGCGCTGGACTTCCTGGACGCCCCCCAGCGGCTCGGAAACTTCCTCAACGGCCGCATGATTCGCGTGATCATGGCCCCGGGGCGCGGGGTGGGCAAGTTCGTCACCGGCGCGATGAGCCTGGCGGTGCGCGGCGTGTCGACGGTGGTGGGCGGCCAGATGCTCAAGGACGCGTCGCTGTTTCTGCAGTCGCTGGAGTCGATGTTCGGCGGCTTCCAGGACCGCGCGGACCGCACCTACGCCCTGCTGTCCCGGCCGGGCACGCACTTTCTGGTGGTGGCCGCGGCCGAACCCGATGCGCTGCGCGAGGCGTCGTTCTTCGTCGACCGGCTGTCCACCGATCGCATGCCGCTGGCCGGGCTGGTGCTCAATCGCACGCACCCGGCGCTGTGCTCGCTGTCGCCGGAGACCGCGCTGGCGACCGCCGACCGGCTCGCCGCCGAATCGGCCGCGGCGGACGGCGATCCGGCCGCGCTGGCCGCGGATGTGCTGCGCATCCACGCCCACCGCGCGACGACCGCGAAGCGGGAACAGCATCTGCTGCACCGCTTCACCGGCGCACACCCGCGGGTGCCGATGGTCGCGGTGACCGCTCTGCCGTTCGAGGTCTCGGATCTGGAGGCGCTGCGCGCGGTCGGCGCTCAGCTGATCGGCGAGCCCGCCTGA
- a CDS encoding ArsA-related P-loop ATPase gives MPVSEQPGLKRGWPERADRARLHYVSGKGGTGKSTVAASLALALAAGGRRVLLVEVEGRQSIAQLFDLPPLPPTETKIATADGGGEVMALALDIEHAFLEYLDMFYNLGFAGRAMRRMGAIEFVTTIAPGLRDVILTGKIKECVVRVDKSGKQVYDEIVVDAPPTGRIAGFLDVTKAMAEVAKGGPIASQAEGVSALLHSDQTVVHLVTLLEALPVQETADAVAELTEADFRIGTVIVNRAAEGYLPAELRARAATGDVDADALRAGLRAAGITLSDDDFQGLVQETVEHSATLQAQDDSSAELARVDISRLYLPALPDGMDLGGLYELAEHLSAQGVR, from the coding sequence GTGCCCGTTTCGGAGCAGCCGGGGCTGAAGCGAGGGTGGCCGGAACGGGCGGACCGGGCACGCCTGCACTACGTCTCCGGGAAGGGCGGGACCGGAAAGTCCACGGTCGCCGCCTCTTTGGCCCTCGCACTGGCGGCCGGTGGCCGCCGGGTGCTGCTGGTCGAGGTGGAGGGGCGGCAGTCCATCGCGCAACTGTTCGACCTGCCGCCGCTGCCGCCCACCGAAACCAAGATCGCGACCGCCGACGGCGGCGGTGAGGTGATGGCGCTGGCGCTCGACATCGAGCACGCCTTCCTGGAATACCTCGACATGTTCTACAACCTCGGCTTCGCCGGGCGGGCCATGCGGCGGATGGGCGCCATCGAATTCGTCACCACGATCGCGCCGGGCCTGCGGGATGTCATCCTCACCGGCAAGATCAAGGAATGCGTTGTGCGCGTGGACAAGTCGGGTAAGCAGGTGTACGACGAGATCGTCGTGGACGCGCCGCCGACCGGCCGCATCGCCGGATTCCTCGATGTCACCAAGGCCATGGCCGAGGTCGCCAAGGGCGGCCCGATCGCCTCGCAGGCCGAGGGCGTCTCGGCGCTGCTGCACTCCGACCAGACGGTCGTGCACCTGGTGACGCTGCTGGAGGCGCTGCCGGTGCAGGAGACCGCCGACGCGGTCGCCGAGCTGACCGAGGCCGACTTCCGAATCGGCACCGTGATCGTGAACCGGGCCGCCGAGGGCTACCTGCCCGCCGAGTTACGCGCCCGCGCGGCCACCGGCGACGTGGACGCCGACGCCCTGCGCGCGGGACTGCGGGCCGCGGGAATCACCCTGTCCGACGACGACTTCCAGGGCCTGGTGCAGGAGACCGTGGAGCATTCGGCGACCCTGCAGGCCCAGGACGACAGCTCCGCCGAGCTGGCCAGGGTCGACATCAGCCGCCTGTATCTGCCCGCCCTACCCGACGGCATGGACCTGGGCGGACTGTACGAGCTGGCCGAACACCTGAGCGCGCAGGGAGTCCGCTGA